The genomic interval ACCCAATCACACTTAAATACATGAATCTTGAACTTGTTGTAATCAAGCTCCCATATCTCTTGTATAACtccataaaataacatatttgcTACCACATGATTCTTATCTTTAGCACTTGAAATCTGAAATGTGTTTGCCTCTAAATAGACTCCACTGTTCTGTACAACTCGTAAGTCATCACGTTCTTTGGTATGAAAACGATAACCATTAATTTCATAGCCTTGGTACTTTATCACTTCAAAGCGAGGTCCATGTGCAATCCACCTTAAGGCTTCCGAGATATTGTTCCTTGATTCGTTAAGTTGAATTTCAACCTAtattatagtaataaaaatgtatataaataatatacaaatatcttagaataacaaaaaaaaatgtttatggATGAACTATATAGTTAATTACTTTTTGACGCaatcaatatataaaagtCCTATTAAGTTCATCTTGTAGccactttttcttctttgacttTGCTGgatatttcttctttaagaACTCCATATGCTCTCTAAGatatcaaagataaaataagaatgattataactattaaaatataactaatatatataagataaaGGAAATAGTTACTAACATGATATACGGCTGAacttcatttgtatttttcagTACATATCTATGTGCCTGCACCCACAATTTACGATCTATTCTAACAACACATCCTCCTGGTAAAGGTAATCCAACATTAGATCTGTATTTTTTTGGTGGAATGCCAATTGCATCAACTTCAGATAAGTATTCTATGCAGAACTCAATAGCCTCTTCAGCTATGTATGATTCAGCAATGCAACCCTCTGGTTTATCTCGATTTCGTACATAATCcttcaatattttcatttgcCTCTCAAATGGATACATCCATCGAAGGTAAACAGGTCCACGGAGTTTGACTTCTCTAACAAGGTGCACTGGTAAGTGAATCGTAATATCAAAGAAAGCTggcaaaaaatatttttctaacaaGCATATAGTATTCACCAAATCTGCTTGCATTTGATCCAATTTTGACACATCCACAACTTTGCTACACAGGTTGCTAAAGAAAGCACAAAATCTTGTTATTACATATCTAACATGTTTTGGTAACAAGGATCGTATTGCTAAAGGAAGCAATTGTTGCATCAAAGCATGACAATCATGAGATTTCAAGCCATAGAGTTTCAAATCTTGCAATGAGATTggatttctaaaatttgaacaatagcCATCAGGAACCTTAAGTTCAAACAATGTCTTacaaaaatttttcttttcttccctTGACAAAGTATAACACGCAGGAGGcaattttgttccattttggCCAACTCTTGGtggtaattcttttcttaCACCCATTTCATCTAGATCCATACGAGTTGCAAAACCATCTTTTGATTTCCCTGGAATGTCAAGTAAAGTCCCCACAAGACTTTCACACACATTCTTTTCAATATGCATAACATCAAGGGTGTGTCTAACATATAAAGACTTCCAATAATCaagctaaaaaaaatagattttttcttccaaCAAACTATTTCATTGATATCAGTTGCACGactatttacttttttttttccctaacgagaaatttaatcttttaacttgtGCCAAGATTTCTTCTCCTTTCAGCGGTTCTGGagcaatttcaatttcctctTCATTATTAAATGCTTTCTTCTGAAATCGATATGGATGATATCATGGTAAAAATCTTCTATGACCGATATAAGACATTTTTTTACTATGGCCGAGCCGAACTGCACATGTTTTTTCACTACAAATTGGACATGCTTTATATCCTTTTACAGTGCAACCAGCCAAGTTTCCATAAGCAGGAAAATCATTTAGCGtccatattaaaataactttcaATGTGAAAGACTCTTGACGATAAGCATCATAAGCTTCAATGCCCACCTcccacaatattttaagatCATCAATCAATGGAGCTAAGTAGACATCAATATCATACCAGGCTGTTTGGGAcctgaaattaataatgtcaacatcataaattttctcttcatacAAAGCCATGGAGGAAGATTGTATGTCACTACTATCACAGGCCAACAATTATATCGACTACTAAGAGAATTATATGGATTAATCCCGTCTGCAGATAATGCAAGTCTCAAGTTCCTTGGTTCAGCTCCAAAATCAGGCCATAAGTGATCTATTAGTTTCCATGCCGGGGTATCTACAGGATGACGTAATAGTCCATCAGTTTCCCTTTGAGTGGCATGCCATGTTAGATTTTTTGAAGTTTCAACACTTCGAAACATTCTTTTAAACCTTGGGATTGGTGGGAAATACCATAAGACCTTTGTTGGAACACCAATCTTCATCttagttgaattttttttcaacttccACCTTGCTGCACCACAATTATGACATATAACAACATCTTTATAGCCCTTTCTATAAAGTATACAGTCATTTGGATATGTATCTTCTCATAATCCATCCCTAATGcatttaaggttttttttgCCTCGTACATTAAACAAGGCATTTCATTATTCTCAGGCAACATTTCTCTTAACAATTTCAACAAATCTGAAAAGCCTCGGTCTAACCACCCATTTCTTGCTTTTAGGTTGTACAATTTTACCAATGCAGATAATTTTGTGAACTTACTACAACCTGGGTATAACTTTTTCTCAGCATCAGCCaataaattctcaaattgtTTAGGGTTGTTTTCAAAATGATCATAAGCTCCTTGAATCATCTCTACAGTGCTGGCCACAGATTCGGTTTCAAAGGCTCTTGTTTCAAATTCTCTTGTAGATTGAGTGTTGCTAGTAGTTGATAGCTTCTTAACAACCTTTTCTCCATGCAAAAtccaattattgtaactttggTCTATACCATTCAAATACAAATGGTCCCTAATCTCATCAACAGTCTGATGTTTCACATTTCCACACTTCATACATGGACATAGTATGTGATTAGAATTTGTTGCATGAACCATTGCAAAatctataaatctttcaacaCCAATCTCATAATCTTTTGATCTTCGATCCATAAACATCCAAGATTTGTCCATTCtgaatgtaaaatataaatatatcattctaaaatattttccatcACTTCCTCGTAAGTATCTATGTCctaatttgagaaaaagtaaaacataggaccttaatattatcattctatcaaaataatatcaataaaaacattaatttaccaaagtacataacataataaattGACCAAAGCTTAATGGACATGAAGTGTCAAGGACTAAACACAAAAGCACAACAAAATGGATTGCTACGGTGGAGAGCATTTGTATTAAGTGCTAAGCATATATATGATGACAAGTATGAAcatctgaattttttaaaaatatgtatctGTTTCTGAAACTAACATTATTTctcttattaatatttgttcaTATATTAGATTCAAGACgttttagtaattaattattaaattgtatacTTTATGTCTTTATTTCTATATTActtgtattaaaaataaataagttaaaataataatttttataattatatcctctattaaattataatctctttatagtaataaaattattttgattctaataatatgattataattatagGTAGATTTTACAATATTCTATATGATGCTAAAGGAAAGAGGatgaaatgattaattaatattgtaatatcacataatattatataaaggcttattctattaattctccattagtttttttaataagaaagtatgtgtgtatataaattaattttaagttatttgaagaacttgaaatatttataattttgcaacAAATCCCACATGGCGCTTGTCGTTTTTGGTTTCCCAGTTTCGTAAAAGATAAgatgaaagaaaagagaaggggaaaagaaaagaaagataatccaattaaaagaaagaggaGAGGTCAAGTTGACGATTATGAAGGACAAGAATAGAAGTCGTGAGGTTCTGAGATTGATAACTGATTAAATTTCAAAGGAACATGACATGATTCAACCAAATTTGTAACTTCCCTAAAATATTAATCCccagaaataattttactgttcatccaTATTGTCAACATTTTCTAttcaaataaagtaaattagacaaagaaagaaaaaaaaaacagcacATGTAGGCCACCCACAATCAAACaatctatcattttctttctcaaacatgattaaacaaaaggaaagaaagtaCCTTTATGTGGGGACCGAAACTTTTAAAATCCAATATCCAAGGTAGTCGAATGCTTCAACAATTTCCTTCATAGTGATGTGGTCCCAAGCTTTATAATCTTCTTGCCAACATGTGTGGTCCAGAGCTTCCAGATTTCTTCTCAATTTGTCTTCACTTCGACTATGTGTGAACAGTTAGGGTTTACGATTTTTGGTCTATATAAATAATGGGTGAAATTAAGAGTTTGGAACTTGGAAATAGAAGATAGGAAGATGTTTTGTATGGGCGAAGGAGAATTTTACAGAGAAAGAAAGTCATAAAAGAATGGAGGCTAAAACAAAAAGACAATGATATTTCGCGGtagacaaagaaaataaagagggAAAGTGGCGTTTTTATACTACAAACTAGATGacacattttaaaaagaagagtcacattttaattaattaaagatgaCTTCTTATTTAGTGGTGAGTCATTTTTA from Citrus sinensis cultivar Valencia sweet orange chromosome 9, DVS_A1.0, whole genome shotgun sequence carries:
- the LOC127899674 gene encoding uncharacterized protein LOC127899674, which gives rise to MHIEKNVCESLVGTLLDIPGKSKDGFATRMDLDEMGVRKELPPRVGQNGTKLPPACYTLSREEKKNFCKTLFELKVPDGYCSNFRNPISLQDLKLYGLKSHDCHALMQQLLPLAIRSLLPKHVRYVITRFCAFFSNLCSKVVDVSKLDQMQADLVNTICLLEKYFLPAFFDITIHLPVHLVREVKLRGPVYLRWMYPFERQMKILKDYVRNRDKPEGCIAESYIAEEAIEFCIEYLSEVDAIGIPPKKYRSNVGLPLPGGCVVRIDRKLWVQAHRYVLKNTNEVQPYIIEHMEFLKKKYPAKSKKKKWLQDELNRTFIY